In the genome of Brachypodium distachyon strain Bd21 chromosome 3, Brachypodium_distachyon_v3.0, whole genome shotgun sequence, the window GCCAAAATCTCCGTTGCCTCTCGGCGGTCGGCCCTCTCACCGTTGTTTCCCTGATCAACCACACCGTCCCCATATTTACGCATCCGGGAGGCATCCCAAATCCCCACGCTCCATGTGAAGCTAACCTTCCTTGGCGTAAAGTTTAAGGAAAGCTAACCTTCGCGTAggttaagaaagaaaaagcacCGGCCGCGAAGGCTTtcgtccggccggccggccacgtCAGTGTCAAGCTAGCCACGGTCCTAGACTTGACCCGCGCGTCGCATCATATCATCACTGGAAAACACACGAGCAGGAACAGTAGCCGGCCGAGACCAGGACGCCGTTCTCAGGCTTCGAGCCGTCCTCTCTCGTGTACTAGCACTGTACCACCGCTCGCGCGTTGTTCGTGATCGTCGCCTAGCTTGGGATCGATCAACATGTCGGCGTAGGAATATTGCGCCTCGTGCATGAAAGATCGGATATCTTATGTGGGTGCTGTGAACCTGAGGACCACCACGAGTGAGAGACCACTGTTGGTTCTTTCAGCCTTCAGCCagacgatcgatcgagcaatGCTCTGGCTCTGCTCCTCTGGTCATCTCCCTTCCCTGCTGTCTCCCACCAGCGAATGCATGAATGATCACCGGTgtagcctgctgctgctgctaaagAGGAAAAGGGCAGCGCGGCGACGAGCACTTGTACTTACCGGGTGACTTGTTCGATCGCCATTGGAGGATCTCATCTCATGACACCTCACCTCATCATCTCTGCGTGAGGAAGAGGACTAAAGGGAAATCTAGAGGCCAGCAACGCTCCATCGAACCAGATggttctttcttcctttcttccttgCCTCAACTTCAAGTGATGGTACATGTATGTGCTTGTGTTACTTCAGTTCGTTTCTTGTGTAGATGCTCTTGTACCATCCATATGCCACTGTGCGCCGGATCGACTGGTGGAATCAGATGCTTCTGTTGGATGGAATTGAACTGTGGTCACGACCTGAAGCTGGAGCTGCATGCGGCGAATGCAGGGGTATCTATTTCAGCTCACAAAAATGTTCCGCTTGAGGCCTCCTTGCACAGTGGCCACACCGTCACCGGCCATGTAAAGTACTACTCCTATAAAGCATGAGAAGATGGATAAGGAAAATTCAGAACTCTAGCTCCTACCTACCCGTCTCCTCAGCCCCCCATTCTTTGCAAGTTGCATGCATCATCGCTCGTGCAAATGTGCAATGCATAATTCCATGCGCCAGCCATGGCCTGATTGCTGCCTGGCTGCCGCATATAGCTAGCCATTGGCTGATTGGCATGGGGTCAACATATATATGGCCCCATTCATCGGCACAAATTCCCGctgcctttcttttttctgcctTTCTACCACGAGCATCATTGCCCCAAGGAAGATTGCTGATGAAAATCGACAACACACCTTTTTGTAGTTTTGTTCCCTTTATCCGTGACTTAGCGTCATCTGACAAATGCTGATCAAACGAATCACAGCGCATCCATAGTTAATTGGGTTCTTCAGTGAAGATCACACGGCAGACAAACTGAGCAATTTAGGTGGACGTCGCCATCACTATTTAGCTACGAGACCATCGATCACAACCTCGAGCAGTCGAGCCTATGATCGCCATGAAAAGACAGTACATGCCTATGCGGGGTCGTCTATCGATCGGTCGATCGCCGCGCGTGTACGTTTTCCAATCCCAACCTCACGcctgctgctctgctctccTCTCGCGCTAATTAGCTCGCATCACTCAGGCACTCAGGCACCATTTTTAAGCTGCTAGTGCTAGAAACAAGCCGCGCGAATCTCTGAGAGTCGAGACCCTCTGCCCTGCTCCGCGATTTCTTTTTCCGGAAACAATCCAGCGACATGATCTTTTTAGTTGGGTGCACCGGAAGCAAACGCTCCCTCGCCGCAGACTTCCTTCTCAGGGTGCAGTGCGGGCGGCGCCACCAAGCGAGCGAGCGGTCCCTTCGTGCTGCGATCCAAAGGCTTTGAGTGGACTTTGTACTGGCACTTGCAGTCAGATCCGGCTCCGCGGCAAGGTCAAGGAGGAAAATGATGATGCAGCAGGCCTGAGTCTGTGTGGGCGTAGGAGCCGCTATTTCTTCGCACGCCACTCTCATAGGCTCATAGCTGACGGATCATTTCATTTTACAGGCAAAGGCTGATAAAGCAAAAAAAGAGCGTACAGTACTTGCTTTCGCTTTTTCTCTGACGCCGGGTGATGGATCATTCCACACCATGGTTGTTGGCCCAGACTCCAGGGTTAATTCGACTTGTTGTCAGAGTCAATTTGGTTATGCTGCCAAGTGCAAACAAAACGGTAGATACTCCTGGGAATTGGACGATGGCCAATAGTAACAAACtttaaaaagaaacaaatggaATACTGTAGAATGCTCCATCGACCCGGCATCAAATGAATGACTAGATCAGCAGTGGACTCTGTCATTCAGCAACAAGCAGGCAGTTTACGGGCCGAAAGCCTGAAAATACTCTGAACCGATCGATGGTCCGGATCCAAAGCAGTTACCGGCTCGCGTACTGCAGGAACAGTTGCGGGCTTGCGACCGCGCCTTTGATCCACTGCCAAGGTGCCAACCCTTCgtctcaaaacaaaatgatgCCAATCCTTCACCAAAATAGCGTAGTCCGGGTCACAAAAGCGCTTCACGGCTCTAGGCTACCTACACAAGGCACACCCATCTCGCCTttcgctagctagctcccgGACTGGAGCACGAAACGACGACGAGGATATATGCGGCGTGCGCGAGGTTTTACTTGCCCCCGGCCGAAAGAATTGAAACTCGACCGGCCACGGCAAATCCGCGACATGACACGCGAATCTCCCTGTTCATCCGCGAGGTGCGGGTAATCCCCCGGCTGAATGCTGGGCACCGGATCCCAGTCCCTACCGCGCAGTCTCCCAGAGCGCAAGTATAAACCTAGGTAGGTAGAGCTGCAGTTCAGCTGGCAGATCAAGGAAGGAACTCAGGAAGGCATCGTCGGAAACGTGTGTTCAGTTCACCCGGCCGGAcacagtacgtacgtacgtgctggCCATTTGCTTTGCGTCCTGGGATCGAGAATGGGATTCAACGTGCAGAAAAGGGATTAATTAAATGGATGGCTTAATTAACGCGTTGTACActtgtacgtacgtactgtgTCCACTACTAGCTAGCCCACTTTTGCTTTTCTGAAGGGCGCTGCGCTTTTTTAGCTCAAGATGCTTCTATTCACTAAAGTATACATTGGTCTCTGTTCGATCCGACGTAAAGTGTAAACCCTGGATTAGTGGGTTAACTGTTGGCAGTGATCGTGTGATCTGTCATCAGTCTATCTTTGTTACTAGTAAAATCTAATCAGTAACCAAGCAGCACACTCATCTTTAATCGCAGTGTTGTGTTACTGGCAGCTAACCTAGCTAGGTTACGCTCGGACAAAAGCTGTCGTGTCCTCTCGGATGATTCGATCCTTCTGGTCCGCAAAGCATTTAAGGAAGAGCCTTTTGCAATTAATTAGCAACTCAATGATTGGTGGCAGTACTTATCACAACGAGCTGTCTGGTGGAGAATGGTTAATCGATCTGCCGCACACACTCGATCTGTGGCTTTCTGTTCAGACCTCAGACATTCAGAGTTTCAGATCCATTTTCGTTCATCAGATCGTCGCTGCAATAGATCCAAGCTCCCATAATTGGATTCGTTGTTTTCATGGCGTAATCTCATTATCCACGTAATAGCCTCAGATTGAGACATGGCTGGAGTACCTTGATACGTGTATGGAGTACTTTTACAGTACATCTATCAGATCCAAAGTCTGCAAGTACAAGTCAAAGACAGTGGCTGGATGATGTGCTAGCTAGGGCTCATAATATGATACGGTGTTTTAATCTACAGCGACCAACAAGCATTGAAGtgaactagatgcttgatacTACAGCCTACAAATAACATGCACGCAATTTTATAGTGCTCCTGCGTATAATATGATTAGGAATCTTCGGGTTCAGAGGAGTAAGATGGTCGCCTGATCTCGCTTCCTGCATGTCCAACGCTGGGCGATATCATCTTTGTATTCTTTCGATCAGACTGCACATGCATACACGCCCAATATTTTAACGATGACTCCATCGATTTGACTGGCTCCTATTAATCAAATACCAATGTCGCCTCATCAGTATAATAATAACACGGATTAACGATCAGTGAAGCTTTTCTGAATGTCATACACATAGCCGGTTCATCGAAATGCATATCTTCAGTTTGGCATTTTAACAATCTTGTTCAAGCTGTAGATCTGAGCAAGCTCCTCCGCCCCActccaaaaatttgtttgctTGTCTTAACCTAATGCTACTAGTACCACTGGTTTGATTCAGGAGCTGGTGATTAGTCGGTGTGTGCATTATTGAAGAGCAGTTGTCAGAGGGAGATGCCTCGAGAAGCGCGCGGAGGGAAGGCAGCCATTGACCTCGATTCGTCGCGTCATGTGCCCTCCGCCTATATACACAGCTCCACCCACAACCACTCCCGTCTCTGCCTCCTCCCATAGTCCCATATCACCGCTCACTGCCTTCCTGCCGATCACCTCCATTGCTTCCCACTGCATTTcctgttcttgttcttgccaTCCGCATGTACTTTTCCCCCTGTGTTCCAATCCTAGAGTGATCAATCTTGTTCTCGTGAGAGCCCTGGATACCACTCCCTCTCTGACCCCTTAGCCAAACCTTGAGAAAAAACCTGTGGAGCATGTAGAACACACACCATCTCCATCCAGATCCACCCAAAAAacccacaaaaaaaacaagttccTACACAGTCCCAACAAGTAGAGCTAGCAGAGTTTCGTATCTACTTAGGCTGGATTTACCCGCACTGAGTCCTTAGCACAAAATCTAGAAAAGCCTCCAGATCATGTAATTTCGTCCGTCATCTCTGCCTGCCACCGagccagaagaaaaaaacagcaaaaaaaagttgacaGAAAACCCAATCATGTATCGTTAGTACTtggtagtagtagtagccGTCCGTCAGTCGCCGTCCGGCGATCTTGGACCGGATCCTCCCGCCATTGCCGTTGCATTCATCGCCGCAAGAACCATCAAATCATGTAATTAGTGAGCTCCACATTTCCACTACACCAAGCTATTTCCGTTTCCACACCAAGCTAGTTCATctgagaaaacaaaacaaaacaaaataaaagaaagaggaggaagaagggagggaGCCGTTGTTCCGTGATGGAGGGAGCGGCGACGCCGAACATGTCGGCGCCGGCTACGCCGGGCACGCCGGCACCGTTGTTCCCGGGGGCGCGGGTGGACTCGATGTCGTACGAGCGCAAGTCGTCCATGTCGGTGCCGCGGTGCAGGTGCCTGCCGGTGGAGGCGTGGATGTCGTCGCAGCACGCCTGCGTGCTCGAGATCCCCGCGCCGGACGTCTCGCTCACCCGCAAGGTACGCGAACATATGATCCCTCTCCTCTGCACAAGTGTTTTTACCCCTACATTGGTGATATCTTGCGGTCTCTGTTCTGTTTTTGAAGAATCAGGGCAGGTGCTCTCTGCCGttctttcctctcttttttatgTGTCTGGACGAATTGCATGCGCTCTCTCTGTTGCTTGGAAAAAGTAAAACGAGACattaactctttttttttctacgtTAGTACAGCAATGTCGTAGTTGTTGTGCGAGGTAACGCTACGAAAGTTTGCTGTGTCTGTCTCTACTACGCCTACAGTCCGGAACGCACTTTGAACAGTGTGTAGAACTGAGTGCACAGAACAGTAATCAACTGTTGACCGTTTGGATTTCAAAACTGTGAAGTGTCGCATGCAGACAAACTAAAACTCTTAGCGTACATTCTTGAGACCAACGCACTGCAAAACTCGGTTGCAAAATTATGCATCGAGGACGTATAGCCGTACAATCCAATGTTTATGTACCACATGATAATTTAGGTTGGAGAACGATGGTGAGGATGAAACCATCTCTCATGAGATACTGTATTTTCAAGCAACCCAATAGAGAATTAGTAAATTTCACACTCGTCATCCTATCAAACTTCATAATCTTAATAGAAGTTGCGTATGCTAGAAAACATATTTAGTCTATGCAAGATATTATGGGATAGTTGTatcaattttttcttttaagaTGCACTAAGATACGGCGTTAAGAGCCGATGCATGGTAACTTTGTGAGTGATCTTACTACTTAATTGGACAATCGCGGGGCTTTTTAACACATTCGACGTTAATTCATCATGTCGATAAACCGCGAGACGAAAGCGTCGCCACGCCAAAGTAGGGAACAAAatgagtgttttttttatagagCAAAcattagtgttttttttctgggcAAAAACAAACATTAGTCTATGTCATGAGAAATGCATGTCGGTCTATTAACATTAAGCAGCCAATTAGCTTTGTGAAAGGAACCCCAAAGCTAAGTAAGCTAATCATTTAAAGACCATCTACATAAAAGAAATGTAACAATCTAAACCTCGGAATGGACTCGATAGAGACATGTGATTTTCTTCCGTagagtagtactccctccgttactaAATACTTAtccttgtcgctgttttagtgcaagtttgtactaaaacaatgacaagtatttagaaacagagggaaTACAAAACAGAAGACACGGTCCATATATACGCTCCAGTCACCACGTACACACATTTCCTACACGTGCTAAAAAAACCGATGTAACCAGACATCTCACTTAGCGCGCTATGTGATCTATTCCGTTGACACGTCATTTGAACTGGGCATTAAAAACCACTATAGTCtaccaaaaaacaaaaatcattaCAACATAGTAGTCCCTttgattcataaaaaatgtcgttCAATTTATACTAACTGGTACAATATGGGCGACAATTTTTCTTATGTATCAAACGGTGTAGTAGTATTAATTGCAGCCTCATCAATGGATTTTTGAAGTATTACTGAAAAGAAGATGTCGCTCATCAATGCCATGCCGAACATAATTTACCAACCACGTCCATTTTTCCTATACTACCAACCACGTATACTCTGAATAGAGTCACGACCCTGCTTCCGTTTGGAAACTAGCTTAGACAAGAAAGCTGCGTTTGGTTTTTCAACTCAAGATATGAAGTGGTAGAACTGTAGAGGTACAATTATTTCTGGATGATGTTCCTGGACGTGACAGGACTATGTCCAAAACCCATGGTTGACTAAGAATATATATCACCTAGCTTCAAGGCGTCGGGCACCCGTGACGACTGTGGTTACCTCGTTTCGAACGTCTGTATCGCCTGTGTGCGGCTGTGCCATATGTCCAATCTGTCGGCGCAAAATTATTGGAGGATGATTGCTTCTGAAAAAATCGAGGCAGCTTGAAATCCAACGGGTTACCGTCATTTGATCGTAGTAAAAGGCTGTGACGTTCCAACTTTTGGTAAGTGCTGGATGAACATACTGCTGGATCCGGGATCCCAAGTATAAACACcacttctttttgtttttcaatatAGTACTGTGCTGGATTGGATATCACACAATCAGACGCACTTGGCAAATCGgccaagttctttttttttttgcgagtggGCAAATAGCTCAAGTTGAAAGGACAAAACGAAAAGATAAACTCCGTttcaaaacgaaaaaaaaatggacacGACAAATATTTCTCTGGTGGCTATATATTTGGGCTTTGTTTCCATCGAACTACATGGGCCGTTACCTAGCTGTCGGAAGGGTGGGCCCAGAGGTTGTCTGACTCTGGCACgcattttttttgctcttTTTTGCCGCTCAAGATTTGCATCCCCAAGTATCTAAAACAGAGGCAAATCATACATGAATCAGTATACATAAATGAAATGTACCAGTGATCCAGTATCAGTAATCCCAAAACATATTTCACCGATGCTTCTTGTAGACCGACGTGTGCACTCCATGACCCAACATTCATGTAAGAGGAATAGTAATCATCACATTAGTGAACGCGCTGCTCATTCGAAATCGTAGTTCCAAACCGTTTTGATTGCATTGCAGCTGGGCGCGGAGTTCGTGGGCACGTtcatcctcatcttcttcgCGACGGCTGCGCCGATCGTGAACCAGAAGTACAACAACGCCATCTCCCCGTTCGGCAACGCGGCGTGCGCGGGGCTGGCGGTGACGACCATCATCCTGTCGACGGGCCACATCTCGGGCGCGCACCTGAACCCGTCGCTGACCATCGCGTTCGCGGCGCTGCGCCACTTCCCCTGGCTCCAGGTGCCCGCCTACGTGGCCGTCCAGTCCCTCGCCTCCGTCTGCGCGGGCTTCGCGCTCAAGGGCGTCTTCCACCCGTTCCTCTCCGGCGGGGTCACcgtccccgacgccgccgtctccaccgCACAGGCCTTCTTCACCGAGTTCATCATCACTTTTAacctcctcttcgtcgtcaCCGCCGTTGCTACTGATACTCGCGCCGTcggcgagctcgccgggatcgccgtcggggccgccgtcaCGCTCAACATACTCATCGCCGGGTAAGTCTTTGCATTGCAAAGAGAGATATGTATGTTGAATTGTTGATACTGACGTGCGTGTGTGTTTGGGGATATATATGATGCAGGCCGACGACGGGAGGGTCGATGAACCCGGTGAGGACGCTGGGGccggcagtggcggcggggaACTACAGGCAGCTGTGGATATACCTGGTGGCGCCGACGCTGGGCGCGGTGGCCGGGGCAGGCGTGTACACGGCGGTCAAGCTCAGGgacgtcgacggcggcggcgaggccccGCGCCCGCAGCGCAGCTTCCGACGCTGATCGATCGGGTCGGATCGGATCCCGTAGGTGTGCGGCTGGCTGGTGCATGACGCTACCGGCCGATCAGGTATTATCGTTACGATTTCTATGTTTCCATGCACGGGGCACACTGGTCGTGACGTCCTACTGCTTCGTTTGTGATGTTGTAATAAACGCCGTCGTTTCCCTTCGTCCGGAAACGGCGTGAGACTCGTTGTTGCtgtgtgtttgttttgtttcgtGTTAAACCAGTTCGTGGAGTTAGTTCGGTCGTGTCAGAATAAATGTGTACTACGCCGATGCACCGGCTGACCCGGGCGCATCTGGCCGTGTGATACTGCGCATGTACGTACGCAGGACTCTTTGATTCAACTATCCATGTTTCAATCTGCCAACTCCGTATCTCTTCTGGCTTTACCGGTACTTGTAGCGTTTTGGTTGGGTATGAAATTCTGAGTGGCGCGTGTGCGCTGCTCGCTGTAACATGCCATCTCTGTGGTTTCTGTTTGACTGTTTCAGGTTTTGGTgtggtgatttcgttccttAGACCACCATTCCCAGCGCGGTAACATGGAAAAAACGGTGACGTGGCACTGCAGTTATTGCAAAAAAATGTATGAATGGGTTCTTCTGCAAGCGACGTCCCATAGCTCGTATCCCAACGCACGCTTTAATTCCGCTTGATCCCGTGCGGCAGTGAGCTTTTCTCTTCCCATTTCCCTTTCTTCCCTGAAGCAAACCAGTGCAGCTCCAAGTCCTCGCCGCCCTTGCCACCAGAGCTTGCCGCCCTCGACACAGGTCGTCGCCCTTCTGCCATAGCTCGCTCCTCTCCCGTCACAGGTCCCTGCCCATCCACCACAGTTTGCCACCGTTCTCCTTCGTGTCACCTCCCCTTGATGCACCAATCCCGGCCACCCTCTTGCCCAATTCGCCGCTTTTTCCCTACTCGTCTCAGTTGTAGTCGTCTCATAGTGGGGAGTAACTTAGAGTAGTAACATGTGTTACTAGTCTAAGTTACTACCT includes:
- the LOC100825021 gene encoding aquaporin NIP3-1 — its product is MEGAATPNMSAPATPGTPAPLFPGARVDSMSYERKSSMSVPRCRCLPVEAWMSSQHACVLEIPAPDVSLTRKLGAEFVGTFILIFFATAAPIVNQKYNNAISPFGNAACAGLAVTTIILSTGHISGAHLNPSLTIAFAALRHFPWLQVPAYVAVQSLASVCAGFALKGVFHPFLSGGVTVPDAAVSTAQAFFTEFIITFNLLFVVTAVATDTRAVGELAGIAVGAAVTLNILIAGPTTGGSMNPVRTLGPAVAAGNYRQLWIYLVAPTLGAVAGAGVYTAVKLRDVDGGGEAPRPQRSFRR